One stretch of Saccharomonospora xinjiangensis XJ-54 DNA includes these proteins:
- the dnaJ gene encoding molecular chaperone DnaJ: protein MARDYYGILGVSKNATEQEIKRAYRKLARELHPDVNPSDDAQHKFSEVTTAYEVLSDPQKRKIVDLGGDPMDNGAGGGARDPFAGFGGLGDIMDAFFGAAAGGARGRGPRSRVQPGSDALIRLKLTLEECATGVNKQITVDTAILCDRCRGAGTAEGGSVVTCDTCGGQGEVQSVQRSFLGQVVTARPCPTCRGFGEVITDPCQQCGGDGRVRARRDVTAKIPPGVGDGMRIRLSGQGEVGPGGGPAGDLYVEVDEVPHDDFERQGNDLHCRLRVPVTAAALGAVIPMETLVDGETDVEIEPGTQPNTELVLTGFGMPRLRSSGRVDGRGDLHIHVEVVVPTKLDDEQADLLRELARLRGEEVPTLAGNGHKPGGLFSKLRSKSR, encoded by the coding sequence GTGGCCAGGGACTACTACGGCATCCTCGGCGTGTCGAAGAACGCGACCGAGCAGGAGATCAAGCGGGCGTACCGCAAGCTCGCGCGTGAGTTGCACCCCGATGTCAACCCCTCCGACGACGCGCAGCACAAGTTCAGCGAGGTCACGACGGCCTACGAGGTGCTGTCCGATCCGCAGAAGCGCAAGATCGTCGATCTCGGTGGCGACCCGATGGACAACGGGGCAGGCGGGGGTGCCCGCGACCCGTTCGCCGGTTTCGGCGGGCTCGGCGACATCATGGACGCCTTCTTCGGCGCCGCGGCCGGTGGGGCACGGGGCCGGGGTCCGCGCAGCAGGGTGCAGCCCGGCTCCGACGCGCTCATCCGGTTGAAGCTGACGCTGGAGGAGTGCGCCACCGGCGTCAACAAGCAGATCACGGTGGACACGGCCATCCTCTGCGATCGGTGCCGTGGTGCGGGCACCGCGGAGGGCGGCAGCGTCGTCACGTGCGATACCTGCGGCGGTCAGGGCGAGGTGCAGTCCGTGCAGCGGTCGTTCCTCGGGCAGGTCGTCACGGCACGCCCGTGCCCGACCTGCCGGGGCTTCGGCGAAGTCATCACCGACCCGTGCCAGCAGTGCGGCGGTGACGGCAGGGTGCGGGCCCGCAGGGACGTGACGGCCAAGATCCCACCGGGCGTGGGAGACGGCATGCGGATCAGGCTGTCCGGTCAGGGCGAGGTCGGCCCCGGCGGCGGTCCCGCAGGCGACCTCTACGTCGAGGTGGACGAGGTTCCGCACGATGACTTCGAGCGGCAGGGCAACGACCTGCACTGCCGGCTGCGCGTCCCCGTCACGGCTGCGGCGCTCGGCGCGGTCATCCCCATGGAGACGCTCGTGGACGGCGAGACGGATGTGGAGATCGAGCCCGGTACCCAGCCGAACACCGAACTTGTGCTCACCGGGTTCGGAATGCCGAGGCTTCGCTCGTCCGGCAGGGTGGACGGCCGTGGCGACCTGCACATTCACGTCGAGGTCGTGGTGCCGACCAAGCTCGACGACGAGCAGGCCGATCTACTGCGAGAGCTGGCACGGTTGCGTGGCGAGGAGGTCCCGACCCTGGCGGGCAACGGCCACAAGCCGGGTGGGTTGTTCTCGAAGCTGCGCTCCAAGAGCCGCTGA
- the hrcA gene encoding heat-inducible transcriptional repressor HrcA: MASAEERRFEVLRAIVADYVSNQEPVGSKALVDRHNLGVSSATVRNDMAALEEEGYITQPHTSAGRVPTDKGYRLFVDRLSEVKPLSAAERRAIVQFLEGAVDLDDVLRRSVRLLAQLTRQVAVVQYPTLTTSTVRHVEVVALTPARLLIVLITDTGRVDQRTVDLGDVAGDETVARLREVLNGTLSGRRLPDAAAKVSELPEQAPSDLRDVMVRVCTVLVESLVEHPEERLVLGGTANLTRNVADFPGSLRQVLEALEEQVVVLKLLAAARNPGAVTVRIGEENEDEQMRSTSVVSIGYGSDQVLLGGMGVVGPTRMDYPGTIAAVRAVATYVGRILSGR, from the coding sequence GTGGCCAGCGCGGAGGAACGTCGATTCGAGGTCCTGCGTGCCATCGTCGCCGACTACGTGTCGAACCAGGAGCCGGTGGGGTCGAAGGCGCTCGTCGATCGGCACAACCTGGGCGTGTCCAGTGCCACGGTGCGCAACGACATGGCGGCGCTGGAGGAGGAGGGGTACATCACCCAGCCCCACACCAGCGCGGGCAGGGTCCCCACCGACAAGGGGTACCGGCTGTTCGTCGATCGACTCTCCGAGGTCAAACCCCTCTCGGCGGCCGAGCGGAGGGCGATAGTCCAGTTCCTGGAGGGTGCCGTCGATCTCGACGACGTGCTGCGGCGGTCGGTCCGGCTTCTCGCCCAGCTCACCCGGCAGGTCGCGGTGGTGCAGTACCCGACGCTGACCACGTCCACGGTCCGGCACGTGGAAGTGGTGGCCCTCACCCCGGCGCGGCTTCTGATCGTGCTCATCACCGACACCGGCAGGGTGGACCAGCGTACGGTCGATCTGGGGGACGTCGCAGGGGACGAGACCGTCGCCCGGCTGCGTGAGGTGCTCAACGGCACACTGTCGGGGCGCAGGCTGCCCGACGCGGCCGCGAAGGTGTCGGAGTTGCCCGAGCAGGCGCCCTCCGACCTTCGTGATGTGATGGTGCGCGTCTGCACCGTGCTGGTGGAATCCCTCGTCGAGCACCCCGAGGAACGCCTCGTGCTCGGGGGAACGGCGAACCTCACGCGGAACGTCGCCGACTTCCCCGGATCGCTGCGCCAGGTGCTCGAGGCGCTCGAGGAACAGGTCGTCGTGCTCAAGCTTCTCGCGGCCGCTCGCAACCCCGGTGCCGTCACGGTGCGGATCGGGGAGGAAAATGAGGACGAGCAGATGCGGAGCACCTCGGTCGTGTCGATCGGGTACGGCTCGGACCAGGTATTACTGGGGGGAATGGGCGTGGTCGGCCCCACCCGGATGGATTACCCCGGGACGATTGCTGCCGTACGCGCGGTCGCCACGTACGTGGGCCGGATCCTTTCCGGGCGGTAG
- a CDS encoding histidine triad nucleotide-binding protein, protein MSEHQPTEPGDSSETLFERVIAREIPADIVHETATTLAFRDISPQAVTHVLVVPKTRYRTVAELAAADPALLADMVDTAAKVAELEGLGNGYRLVFNTGADAGQTVFHVHAHVLGGEQLGHFGRSSE, encoded by the coding sequence TTGAGCGAGCACCAGCCCACCGAGCCCGGCGATTCCTCGGAGACGTTGTTCGAGCGGGTGATCGCGAGGGAGATCCCGGCCGACATCGTTCACGAAACCGCCACCACGCTCGCGTTCCGCGACATCAGCCCTCAGGCCGTCACGCATGTTCTCGTGGTGCCCAAGACCCGCTACCGCACCGTGGCTGAGCTGGCCGCCGCCGATCCGGCCCTGCTCGCCGACATGGTGGACACGGCCGCGAAGGTCGCCGAACTGGAGGGTCTCGGCAACGGTTACCGGCTGGTGTTCAACACCGGTGCCGACGCGGGTCAGACGGTCTTCCACGTGCACGCGCACGTGCTCGGCGGGGAACAGCTCGGTCACTTCGGTCGTTCTTCGGAGTGA
- the recO gene encoding DNA repair protein RecO has product MSLYRDTGVVLRVHKLGEADRIITLLTRRHGKVRAVAKGVRRTTSRFGARLEPFGHVDVQLYTGRTLDVITQVETVDAFALPIVGDYQRYTAASAVAETADRLTAEEGEPVLKLYLLVVGALRALAEGRRDASLVLDAFLLRSMAFAGWAPAIAECARCGERGPHAAFNIAAGGSLCPRCRVPGSVHPAPEVVGLLDALLHGDWDIAEGSTHGVRRDVSGLVAALLQWHLERQLRSLPLVERRTREAPGAGTLGSDTVSGETEVTSAAQGTRGRDNAQGTTGA; this is encoded by the coding sequence GTGAGTCTGTATCGGGACACCGGCGTGGTGTTGCGGGTCCACAAGCTCGGTGAGGCCGATCGCATCATCACCCTGCTCACCCGGCGGCACGGCAAGGTCCGCGCCGTGGCGAAGGGGGTGCGCCGCACCACGTCCCGATTCGGTGCGCGGCTGGAACCGTTCGGTCACGTCGATGTGCAGCTCTACACGGGTCGCACCCTCGATGTCATCACCCAGGTCGAGACGGTGGACGCTTTCGCGCTGCCGATCGTCGGCGACTACCAGCGTTACACGGCCGCCAGCGCCGTCGCCGAGACGGCCGACCGGCTGACCGCCGAGGAGGGCGAGCCGGTGCTGAAGTTGTACCTGCTCGTGGTCGGGGCACTGCGGGCGCTGGCCGAGGGCCGCCGGGACGCCTCCCTCGTGCTGGACGCCTTCCTGTTGCGATCGATGGCGTTCGCGGGCTGGGCTCCGGCGATCGCCGAGTGTGCCCGCTGCGGGGAGCGCGGGCCTCACGCCGCGTTCAACATCGCGGCGGGGGGATCGCTGTGCCCCCGGTGTCGCGTTCCGGGCTCGGTGCACCCCGCCCCCGAGGTGGTCGGGCTGCTCGACGCTCTCCTGCACGGAGACTGGGACATCGCCGAGGGCAGTACCCACGGCGTGCGACGCGACGTGAGCGGCCTGGTCGCGGCGCTCCTTCAGTGGCATCTCGAACGGCAGTTGCGGTCGCTGCCGCTCGTGGAGCGCCGTACCCGCGAGGCGCCGGGCGCGGGCACGTTAGGGTCTGACACGGTGTCCGGCGAGACGGAGGTAACGAGTGCGGCGCAGGGGACGCGAGGCCGCGACAACGCACAGGGAACTACGGGAGCCTGA
- a CDS encoding 16S rRNA (uracil(1498)-N(3))-methyltransferase, with product MAGAAGTTPPVFLVPELPEGEFATLDGEEAHHAVTVRRLRTGERLTLSDGHGGVADCVTVAAHPGRKPIVELRVVATRTVRAPALRVTVVQALAKGDRGELAVELATEAGADAIVPWRAARSVVRWDDGARTEKALGKWRGTARAAAKQARRAWLPEVAEPVTTRDLAAVLSEADLALVLDGDAQEGITEVPLPSEGELVLVVGPEGGVAPEEFAAFTAAGARRVRLGPTVLRTSTAAAVALGALGALTARWA from the coding sequence ATGGCTGGGGCGGCCGGTACCACTCCGCCGGTGTTCCTCGTGCCGGAACTGCCGGAAGGCGAGTTCGCGACGCTGGACGGCGAGGAGGCGCATCACGCCGTCACCGTGCGCCGGTTGCGCACCGGCGAGCGGCTGACGCTGTCGGACGGGCACGGTGGGGTCGCCGACTGCGTCACCGTCGCCGCGCATCCGGGGCGCAAGCCGATCGTGGAGCTGCGGGTCGTCGCCACGCGCACGGTGCGGGCTCCTGCGCTGCGCGTCACCGTCGTGCAAGCGCTGGCCAAGGGTGATCGTGGCGAACTCGCGGTGGAACTGGCGACGGAGGCCGGGGCCGACGCGATCGTGCCGTGGCGCGCGGCCCGCAGTGTCGTCCGCTGGGACGACGGTGCGAGGACCGAGAAGGCGCTGGGCAAGTGGCGGGGTACGGCCAGGGCAGCGGCCAAGCAGGCGAGGCGTGCCTGGCTGCCCGAGGTCGCAGAACCGGTGACCACCCGGGATCTCGCCGCCGTGTTGTCGGAGGCGGATCTCGCGCTCGTGCTCGACGGTGACGCCCAGGAGGGGATCACCGAGGTGCCGTTGCCGTCCGAGGGCGAACTCGTGCTCGTGGTCGGCCCCGAAGGCGGGGTCGCGCCCGAGGAATTCGCCGCGTTCACCGCAGCCGGTGCGAGGCGTGTCCGGCTGGGACCGACGGTGCTGCGCACGTCCACGGCCGCGGCGGTGGCGCTCGGCGCGCTCGGAGCGCTGACCGCGCGCTGGGCGTAG
- a CDS encoding SSI family serine proteinase inhibitor codes for MSMFGATSLAACAVMAVCTTGPADPVTPDSSFVLTLTDARGGTTSVQLTCGPTQGNHPQGEAACRSLERADGDFTRLPVKNQACTMIYSPVLATASGNWHGTPVKFDTEYSNRCVADAHSGGVFSF; via the coding sequence ATGTCCATGTTCGGAGCAACTTCCCTCGCCGCGTGCGCGGTCATGGCCGTGTGCACGACCGGCCCCGCGGACCCCGTCACGCCGGACTCCTCGTTCGTCCTGACTCTCACCGACGCCAGGGGCGGCACGACATCCGTCCAGCTGACCTGCGGCCCGACACAGGGCAACCACCCTCAGGGCGAGGCCGCCTGCCGGTCACTGGAGCGGGCCGACGGCGACTTCACGCGGCTGCCCGTGAAGAACCAGGCGTGCACGATGATCTACTCGCCGGTGCTGGCCACCGCCAGCGGCAACTGGCACGGCACGCCGGTCAAGTTCGACACCGAGTACTCCAACCGCTGCGTCGCCGACGCGCATTCCGGCGGCGTGTTCTCCTTCTGA
- the era gene encoding GTPase Era gives MTDAGHRSGFACFVGRPNAGKSTLTNALVGSKIAITSSKPQTTRHAIRGIVHREDAQLIIVDTPGLHRPRTLLGQRLNDLVRATWSEVDVVGFCVPADEQIGPGDRFIAAELAKIAQRTPVLGIVTKTDLVGKEQVAKQLLELQDVLDFADLVPVSAVESYQVDTLADLLVERLPEGPELYPDGELTDEPEQTLVAELIREAALEGVRDELPHSIAVTIEEMYPRPGRDDLIDVYAHLYVERTSQRGIVLGHRGGRLKEVGARARKQIEALLGSKVYLDLHVKVAKDWQRDPKQLRKLGF, from the coding sequence GTGACCGACGCCGGACATCGCTCCGGGTTCGCCTGCTTCGTCGGCAGGCCCAACGCCGGAAAGTCCACATTGACCAACGCGCTGGTTGGCTCCAAGATCGCCATCACGTCGAGCAAGCCGCAGACGACCCGGCATGCCATCAGGGGCATCGTGCACCGGGAGGACGCGCAGCTGATCATCGTGGACACTCCAGGGCTGCACCGGCCGCGCACGCTGCTGGGGCAGCGGCTCAACGATCTCGTGCGCGCGACATGGTCCGAAGTGGACGTCGTTGGGTTCTGCGTGCCCGCCGACGAGCAGATCGGGCCCGGCGACCGGTTCATCGCGGCCGAGCTCGCGAAGATCGCCCAACGCACCCCTGTGCTCGGCATCGTCACCAAGACCGACCTGGTCGGCAAGGAGCAGGTCGCCAAGCAGCTGCTCGAACTCCAGGACGTCCTGGACTTCGCCGACCTGGTGCCGGTGTCGGCCGTCGAGTCCTATCAGGTGGACACACTGGCCGACCTGCTGGTGGAGCGGTTGCCGGAGGGACCGGAGCTGTACCCGGACGGTGAGCTGACCGACGAGCCGGAGCAGACGCTGGTGGCGGAGCTGATCCGTGAGGCGGCGCTGGAGGGGGTGCGCGACGAACTGCCGCACTCCATCGCCGTGACGATCGAGGAGATGTACCCGAGACCCGGCAGGGACGACCTCATCGACGTGTACGCGCACCTCTACGTGGAGCGCACCAGCCAGCGCGGCATCGTGCTCGGGCACCGGGGCGGCAGGCTCAAGGAGGTGGGCGCGAGGGCCCGCAAGCAGATCGAGGCGCTGCTGGGGAGCAAGGTGTACCTCGATTTGCACGTCAAGGTGGCGAAGGACTGGCAGCGCGACCCGAAGCAACTGCGCAAACTTGGCTTCTGA
- the ybeY gene encoding rRNA maturation RNase YbeY: MSIEIANESGIDVDETSIVSAARFALDRMEVSPLAELSVVLVTLDVMEDLHVRWMDLPGPTDVMAFPMDELEAGRRPDAVESSPALLGDIVLCPAFAKDQARKAGHSLLDELHLLTVHGVLHLLGYDHAEPEEEQEMFGLQNRILGEFRDTLAAARRQDAQRSNDDRLLGAAGLDGRSESEPS; this comes from the coding sequence GTGAGTATCGAGATCGCCAACGAGTCCGGCATCGACGTCGATGAGACGTCCATCGTGTCGGCGGCACGGTTCGCACTCGACCGCATGGAGGTCAGCCCGCTCGCCGAGCTCTCGGTCGTGCTGGTCACCCTCGACGTGATGGAGGACCTGCACGTGCGGTGGATGGACCTGCCGGGGCCCACCGACGTGATGGCGTTCCCCATGGACGAACTGGAGGCGGGCCGCCGTCCCGACGCGGTGGAGTCGTCCCCCGCTCTGCTCGGTGACATCGTGCTCTGCCCCGCGTTCGCCAAGGACCAGGCGCGCAAGGCAGGGCACTCGCTGCTCGACGAACTGCACCTGCTCACCGTGCACGGCGTGTTGCACCTGCTCGGGTACGACCACGCCGAGCCGGAGGAGGAGCAGGAGATGTTCGGCCTCCAGAACCGCATTCTCGGCGAGTTCCGCGACACCCTCGCCGCCGCGCGCAGGCAGGACGCGCAGCGCAGCAACGACGACCGGCTGCTGGGGGCTGCCGGTCTCGACGGAAGGTCTGAGTCGGAGCCATCGTGA
- a CDS encoding CD225/dispanin family protein, protein MTNPYGQQMPYGAPMQTQQGQPGQMQLGPPSAGVPAAQYAQQPYGQQPFAQQQYGQPQPYGQQAYGQQPYGAGMAGYGQGIPDYKGWAIGSIFLCWIVAIFAIMKSNEVTAYQMQGNTAAAMQASEQTKTLCIVATVLGAFGWGLSLIWLIILVA, encoded by the coding sequence ATGACGAATCCGTACGGGCAGCAAATGCCTTACGGCGCACCGATGCAGACGCAGCAGGGGCAGCCGGGGCAGATGCAGCTCGGCCCGCCGTCGGCGGGGGTGCCCGCTGCCCAGTACGCACAGCAGCCGTACGGCCAGCAGCCTTTCGCGCAGCAACAGTACGGCCAGCCGCAACCGTACGGTCAGCAAGCGTACGGTCAGCAGCCTTACGGTGCGGGGATGGCAGGGTACGGGCAGGGGATTCCCGACTACAAGGGCTGGGCCATCGGCTCGATCTTCCTCTGCTGGATCGTGGCGATCTTCGCCATCATGAAGTCCAACGAGGTCACCGCCTATCAGATGCAGGGCAACACGGCCGCGGCCATGCAGGCATCGGAGCAGACGAAGACCTTGTGCATCGTCGCGACCGTGCTCGGAGCGTTCGGCTGGGGTCTCAGCCTGATCTGGCTCATCATCCTGGTCGCGTAG
- a CDS encoding isoprenyl transferase — protein MRRRGREAATTHRELREPDPHPSGAKPPNIPPELVPQHVALVMDGNGRWANQRGLPRIEGHKRGEAVMIDVASGAVELGVKWLSVYAFSTENWKRSPEEVRFLMGFNRDTIRRQVDYLGSIGVRIRWAGRTPRLWRSVIKELKDAEEKTRHNTRLNMTMCVNYGGRAELGDAARRIAKLAAEGKINPDKVDDRMLAKYLYQPEMPDVDLFLRPSGELRTSNFLLWQSAYAEFVFQDTLFPDFDRTKLWEACLDYAKRDRRFGAAVDAAAAAAAREGGGA, from the coding sequence GTGCGGCGCAGGGGACGCGAGGCCGCGACAACGCACAGGGAACTACGGGAGCCTGATCCGCACCCTTCGGGTGCGAAGCCCCCGAACATCCCACCCGAACTGGTCCCGCAGCACGTCGCCCTGGTGATGGACGGCAACGGCCGGTGGGCCAACCAGCGCGGGCTGCCCAGGATCGAGGGGCACAAACGCGGTGAGGCCGTGATGATCGACGTGGCCAGCGGTGCGGTCGAGCTGGGTGTGAAGTGGCTTTCGGTGTATGCGTTCTCGACGGAGAACTGGAAGCGCAGCCCCGAGGAGGTGCGTTTCCTCATGGGCTTCAACCGCGACACGATCCGCAGGCAGGTGGACTATCTCGGCTCCATCGGGGTGCGCATCCGCTGGGCGGGCCGCACGCCGAGGCTGTGGCGCAGCGTCATCAAGGAGCTGAAGGACGCCGAGGAGAAGACCCGGCACAACACACGCCTCAACATGACGATGTGCGTGAACTACGGAGGCCGGGCCGAACTCGGTGACGCGGCGAGGCGGATCGCCAAGCTGGCGGCCGAAGGCAAGATCAATCCGGACAAGGTGGACGATCGCATGCTCGCGAAGTACCTCTACCAGCCCGAAATGCCTGACGTGGATCTGTTCCTCCGGCCTTCGGGGGAGCTGCGGACCTCGAACTTCCTGCTGTGGCAGTCCGCCTACGCCGAGTTCGTCTTCCAGGACACGCTGTTCCCCGACTTCGATCGCACGAAGCTGTGGGAGGCGTGCCTCGACTACGCCAAGCGCGACCGCCGGTTCGGTGCCGCCGTCGATGCCGCCGCTGCCGCCGCGGCACGGGAAGGCGGTGGGGCGTGA
- a CDS encoding PhoH family protein: MAGTEPLQPAEVTASENRSAQSKFSIPDAAALVLLGSRDENLKAAEDILNADVHVRGNEVTLTGAPADVAFAERVFDELVILARRGQQVGPDTVRRTVAMLSAGGAESPADVLSMDILSRRGRTIRPKTLNQKRYVDAIDQHTVVFGVGPAGTGKTYLAMAKAVQALQNKQVTRIILTRPAVEAGERLGFLPGTLYEKIDPYLRPLYDALHDMVDPDSIPRLMQAGTIEIAPLAYMRGRTLNDAFIILDEAQNTTPEQMKMFLTRLGFGSKIVVTGDVTQVDLPSGQRSGLRVVREILEGVNDLHFATLTSHDVVRHRLVGDIVDAYEKWQATQDAATGDSKAAGGRGRR, translated from the coding sequence GTGGCCGGAACCGAACCGTTGCAGCCAGCCGAAGTCACCGCCTCCGAGAACCGTTCGGCCCAGTCGAAGTTCTCGATCCCCGACGCCGCCGCGCTCGTGCTCCTCGGCTCAAGGGACGAGAATCTCAAGGCCGCCGAAGACATCCTGAACGCGGACGTTCACGTCAGGGGTAACGAGGTCACGCTCACCGGAGCCCCGGCGGACGTGGCGTTCGCGGAGCGCGTCTTCGACGAGCTGGTCATCCTCGCCCGGCGCGGCCAGCAGGTCGGCCCCGACACGGTCCGTCGCACGGTCGCCATGCTGTCGGCGGGGGGAGCCGAATCGCCCGCCGACGTGCTCAGCATGGACATCCTGTCGCGGCGCGGCCGAACCATCCGGCCCAAGACGCTCAACCAGAAGCGCTACGTCGATGCGATCGACCAGCACACGGTGGTGTTCGGCGTCGGCCCGGCAGGCACGGGCAAGACCTACCTCGCGATGGCCAAGGCCGTTCAGGCGCTTCAGAACAAGCAGGTCACGCGCATCATCCTCACCCGTCCCGCGGTGGAGGCAGGCGAGCGGCTCGGGTTCCTCCCCGGCACGCTGTACGAGAAGATCGACCCGTACCTTCGCCCGTTGTACGACGCGCTGCACGACATGGTGGACCCCGATTCGATCCCTCGCCTGATGCAGGCTGGCACGATCGAGATCGCGCCGCTGGCGTACATGCGCGGAAGGACGCTCAACGACGCCTTCATCATCCTCGACGAGGCGCAGAACACCACGCCGGAGCAGATGAAGATGTTCCTCACCCGCCTCGGGTTCGGATCGAAGATCGTGGTCACCGGCGATGTGACCCAGGTCGATCTGCCGAGCGGCCAGCGCAGCGGCCTGCGGGTGGTGCGTGAGATCCTCGAGGGTGTGAACGATCTGCACTTCGCCACGCTGACGAGTCACGACGTGGTCCGGCACCGCCTCGTCGGCGACATCGTGGACGCCTACGAAAAGTGGCAGGCGACGCAGGACGCCGCGACCGGCGACAGCAAGGCGGCCGGTGGGCGAGGCCGCCGGTGA
- a CDS encoding hemolysin family protein has product MTSSAVILVVAVLLVFLGGVFAAADAAIGTASPARAEGLERSGRFGSRQLILVIRERTRHINLLLLLRMGCELTATVLVTVVALRWVDPEWLAVLLAALIMVLVSYVIVGVGPRTIGRQHPYRVGLVVAGPVRVLGTVLGPLSKLLILVGNAITPGKGFREGPFTTEAELRELVDLAQERGVVGTDEREMIHSVFELGDTVAREVMVPRTEIVWIEQTKTVRQALALSMRTGFTRLPVIGESVDDIVGVVNLKDLVRASFAEDGTGRQVSELMMPADFVPDSKHLDGLLRHMQRSRHHLAIAVDEYGGTAGLVTIEDILEEIVGEITDESDTDDRPPVEHVDEQVVRVSARLSVDDLGELFGVDLSEHDVETVGGLLAQRLGRVPLPGAEAEVEGLRLRAEGGKDRRGRMRISTVVVRAADGRRIGPGTPTTTEDHGKNGDHGDRDWRVEHA; this is encoded by the coding sequence GTGACCTCTTCGGCCGTCATCCTGGTCGTGGCAGTCCTTCTCGTGTTCCTCGGCGGCGTCTTCGCCGCGGCCGACGCGGCGATCGGCACGGCGTCGCCGGCGCGAGCCGAGGGCCTCGAACGCTCGGGAAGGTTCGGGTCGCGCCAGCTCATCCTGGTCATCCGTGAGCGCACCCGGCACATCAACCTGCTGCTGTTGCTGCGCATGGGGTGCGAGCTCACGGCCACCGTGCTGGTCACCGTCGTGGCGCTGCGCTGGGTCGATCCAGAGTGGCTCGCCGTGTTGCTCGCCGCCCTGATCATGGTGCTGGTCAGCTATGTCATCGTGGGTGTCGGTCCGCGCACGATCGGCAGGCAGCATCCGTACCGGGTCGGTCTCGTCGTGGCGGGTCCGGTGCGGGTGCTGGGAACCGTGCTCGGGCCGCTCAGCAAGCTGCTCATCCTGGTCGGTAACGCCATCACTCCCGGTAAGGGTTTCCGGGAGGGGCCGTTCACCACGGAGGCGGAGCTGCGGGAACTCGTGGACCTCGCGCAGGAACGCGGTGTCGTCGGCACCGACGAGCGCGAGATGATCCACTCGGTGTTCGAGCTGGGTGACACGGTGGCGCGCGAGGTCATGGTCCCGCGCACCGAGATCGTCTGGATCGAGCAGACCAAGACCGTGAGGCAGGCACTGGCGCTGTCCATGCGAACCGGCTTTACTCGCCTGCCGGTGATCGGTGAGTCCGTGGACGACATCGTCGGTGTGGTGAACCTCAAGGACCTGGTGCGGGCGTCGTTCGCGGAGGACGGCACGGGGCGTCAGGTGAGCGAGCTGATGATGCCTGCCGACTTCGTTCCCGACTCCAAGCACCTCGACGGCCTGCTCAGGCACATGCAGCGTTCGCGGCACCACCTGGCGATCGCGGTTGACGAATATGGCGGCACGGCCGGGCTCGTCACCATCGAGGACATTCTCGAGGAGATCGTCGGCGAGATCACCGATGAGTCCGACACCGACGACCGGCCACCCGTCGAGCACGTTGACGAGCAGGTGGTGCGGGTGTCCGCGCGGTTGAGCGTTGACGACCTCGGCGAGCTGTTCGGAGTCGATCTCTCCGAACACGATGTGGAGACGGTCGGCGGCCTGCTCGCGCAGCGGCTCGGCCGCGTGCCGCTGCCCGGCGCGGAGGCCGAGGTCGAGGGGCTGCGACTGCGAGCGGAGGGCGGCAAAGACCGGAGAGGCCGGATGCGGATCAGCACCGTGGTGGTGCGCGCCGCCGATGGCAGGAGGATCGGGCCGGGAACGCCCACCACCACGGAAGACCACGGCAAGAACGGCGATCACGGCGATCGCGACTGGAGAGTGGAACATGCCTGA